A portion of the Misgurnus anguillicaudatus chromosome 16, ASM2758022v2, whole genome shotgun sequence genome contains these proteins:
- the atoh1b gene encoding protein atonal homolog 1b has protein sequence MTAKTRQLHWSDGKFRERLEDFTLSEHPRLTRSDPRAWMTSATPAYPSTGEHYARMSVDVAMDAYISGSNSPLTAQSELEKNKQNLTGPQKHRRVAANARERRRMHGLNRAFDKLRSVIPSLENEKKLSKYDTLQMAQIYITELSELLQGVVQSECISLRDGCCASGNHGNQRSSSAMRTSASYPVDATSPNFVSDKSDVTSSSHASDGESSHFSDIEEGQTAGR, from the coding sequence ATGACTGCAAAAACGAGACAACTGCACTGGTCAGATGGGAAATTTCGGGAAAGACTGGAGGATTTTACTCTTTCTGAACACCCGAGGCTGACCCGCAGTGACCCGCGGGCGTGGATGACCTCTGCGACCCCCGCGTACCCATCCACAGGTGAGCACTACGCTCGCATGTCAGTGGATGTCGCCATGGACGCGTACATCTCCGGATCCAACAGTCCTCTAACAGCGCAATCCGAAttggaaaaaaacaaacaaaatctcACCGGTCCTCAAAAACACAGACGCGTGGCTGCCAATGCCAGGGAACGGCGCAGGATGCACGGACTAAACCGAGCTTTTGACAAACTGAGGAGCGTCATTCCCTCCCTAGAGAACGAGAAAAAACTGTCGAAATATGACACACTCCAGATGGCGCAGATATACATCACAGAGTTGTCCGAGTTGCTGCAAGGTGTTGTGCAGTCCGAATGCATAAGTTTGAGGGATGGATGCTGCGCATCCGGTAACCACGGTAACCAGAGGAGTTCGTCTGCAATGAGGACCAGCGCATCTTACCCAGTGGACGCAACATCGCCAAACTTTGTTTCGGATAAAAGCGACGTGACCTCATCATCTCACGCCAGCGACGGGGAATCGTCTCATTTCAGTGACATTGAAGAGGGGCAGACCGCTGGACGCTAA